A window of Akkermansiaceae bacterium contains these coding sequences:
- a CDS encoding PEP-CTERM sorting domain-containing protein (PEP-CTERM proteins occur, often in large numbers, in the proteomes of bacteria that also encode an exosortase, a predicted intramembrane cysteine proteinase. The presence of a PEP-CTERM domain at a protein's C-terminus predicts cleavage within the sorting domain, followed by covalent anchoring to some some component of the (usually Gram-negative) cell surface. Many PEP-CTERM proteins exhibit an unusual sequence composition that includes large numbers of potential glycosylation sites. Expression of one such protein has been shown restore the ability of a bacterium to form floc, a type of biofilm.) translates to MKTTSRTQSMLLACSVAASGAAFGATSFTDAFTGGASANWDNPAAADYTNNDAAFQGADGNNRTYLRTTAADYNTVDFVATIDLTRGNGSGGSGCSFFGIGNGEGTASAPPYWGEPTSGEAILIRLNTNGWSSRLGDIYQNYSATGFTDPNNAVAADTPLSIQMTYVAATGTATFVLDTDGNGFDGSDPTYSQSNTNLTPTTSRIFFGGSYGTTGGSVGDNFSVTIIPEPSSAALLALGGLALLRRRRG, encoded by the coding sequence ATGAAAACAACATCCCGCACACAATCCATGCTTCTGGCGTGTTCCGTAGCCGCGTCTGGCGCGGCATTCGGCGCCACGAGTTTTACCGATGCCTTCACCGGCGGTGCTTCCGCCAACTGGGATAACCCCGCTGCCGCCGATTATACAAACAACGATGCCGCGTTCCAGGGCGCTGATGGAAATAACCGCACCTACCTTCGCACGACGGCCGCCGACTACAACACCGTCGATTTCGTCGCCACAATCGATCTGACCCGCGGCAACGGTAGCGGCGGCTCGGGCTGCTCCTTCTTTGGCATCGGCAATGGCGAGGGAACGGCTTCCGCTCCTCCCTACTGGGGCGAGCCCACCTCGGGAGAAGCCATCCTCATCCGGCTCAACACCAATGGCTGGAGCAGCAGACTCGGTGATATTTACCAGAACTACTCGGCAACCGGTTTTACGGACCCCAACAACGCCGTGGCAGCCGACACCCCTCTTTCGATCCAGATGACCTACGTGGCGGCCACCGGCACCGCGACCTTCGTCCTGGACACCGATGGAAACGGGTTTGACGGGTCGGATCCCACCTATTCCCAAAGCAACACGAACCTGACCCCAACCACTTCCCGCATTTTCTTCGGCGGGAGCTATGGAACAACGGGCGGGTCCGTTGGCGACAACTTCTCGGTCACCATCATCCCGGAACCCTCCTCTGCGGCCCTGCTCGCCCTGGGCGGCCTCGCCCTCCTGCGCCGTCGGCGTGGGTAG
- a CDS encoding alpha-N-acetylglucosaminidase, producing the protein MFRHCLITIVSAAATLSHLGAAENHQVPEASAIQSAAEGLVKRVVAECAGGFVVEVIPADAGKNVFEVESKDGKIVLRGDNGVSIASALNYYLKKYAQCHLSWCGDQLDLPDPLPTVPAKERVVNPHRYRVMFNYCTYNYTCSWWGWERWERELDFLAMNGINTPLGVLGIEAVWYNTLLKHGFSDAEARAFLVGPAYFAWQWMTNIEGHCGPLPKSWIDARVQLGKLWFARARALGMTPIRQGFSGNVPRLLKEKMPKASIALQPPWCGFTGSAQLDPTDPFFKKIGKTFLEENIRLFGAEDHLWAADPFHESEPPQGGSEYLDAVGKTIFALMQEVDPQAIWAMQAWSIREHIACAVPKGKLLVLDLGGGRNNFWGHDFVKGQLHNFGGRINLHGDLRDICSNRFAAAAKEIPQCKGMGLFPEAIMQNPVFYDCVFDMIWRDAPAELENWLDAYTQRRYGSDSANAKAAWKILSDGPYRRGTSGVENSSMIAARPALSAKKSGPNNGFAIPYEPQDLVAALDLLLKDADKLGNTDTYRYDVVDIMRQILSNYAQVLHREIREAYQKKDKALFKTKTAAFYALLEDADRLLATRSEFLFGKWLADARACGTSPEEKALYAHNAAMLVTLWGPDEGKNGGEAQIFDYSWREWSGLISRYYLPRWQKFYTMLESSIEQGNYQDPGKQVHGRESLRANAFYAELATWEIAFAAHPPRDLPAAAHGDPVAVTRALFKKYRPHIHANPS; encoded by the coding sequence ATGTTCAGGCATTGCCTCATCACCATCGTATCCGCCGCGGCGACCTTGAGCCATCTCGGCGCGGCGGAGAATCATCAAGTGCCTGAGGCAAGCGCGATTCAGTCGGCGGCGGAAGGGCTGGTCAAGCGCGTTGTCGCTGAGTGCGCGGGGGGATTTGTCGTCGAGGTCATTCCCGCTGACGCCGGCAAGAATGTTTTTGAGGTGGAGTCCAAGGACGGCAAGATCGTTTTGCGTGGCGACAACGGGGTCAGTATCGCTTCGGCACTCAATTACTATTTGAAAAAATACGCCCAATGCCATCTTTCCTGGTGCGGGGATCAGCTGGACCTGCCCGACCCCTTGCCGACCGTGCCCGCCAAAGAGCGCGTGGTCAATCCGCATCGCTACCGCGTGATGTTCAACTACTGCACCTACAATTACACCTGCTCGTGGTGGGGCTGGGAACGCTGGGAACGCGAGCTGGACTTTCTCGCCATGAACGGCATCAACACGCCGCTGGGTGTGCTCGGCATCGAGGCTGTCTGGTATAACACCCTGCTCAAACACGGCTTCAGCGACGCGGAGGCGCGGGCGTTTTTGGTGGGGCCCGCTTACTTTGCGTGGCAGTGGATGACCAACATCGAAGGCCACTGCGGGCCGCTGCCCAAAAGCTGGATCGACGCCCGCGTGCAGCTCGGGAAACTTTGGTTCGCCCGCGCGCGCGCACTCGGCATGACCCCGATTCGGCAAGGCTTCTCTGGCAATGTGCCGCGCTTGCTGAAGGAAAAAATGCCCAAGGCCTCAATCGCCCTGCAGCCGCCTTGGTGCGGGTTCACGGGTTCGGCGCAACTCGACCCGACGGATCCCTTTTTCAAAAAAATCGGCAAAACTTTTCTGGAGGAAAACATCCGCCTCTTCGGTGCCGAGGATCACCTCTGGGCGGCGGATCCCTTTCACGAATCCGAGCCACCGCAGGGAGGGTCGGAGTATCTCGACGCCGTGGGCAAGACGATCTTTGCCCTCATGCAGGAAGTCGATCCGCAAGCGATTTGGGCGATGCAGGCGTGGTCAATCCGCGAGCACATCGCCTGTGCTGTGCCGAAGGGAAAGCTGCTAGTGCTTGACCTCGGCGGTGGCAGGAATAACTTTTGGGGGCACGACTTTGTGAAGGGGCAGTTGCACAACTTCGGCGGCCGCATCAACCTGCACGGCGACTTGCGCGACATTTGCAGCAACCGCTTTGCCGCCGCCGCCAAAGAAATTCCGCAATGCAAGGGCATGGGTTTGTTCCCCGAAGCCATCATGCAGAACCCCGTTTTCTATGACTGCGTCTTTGATATGATTTGGCGCGATGCCCCCGCCGAGCTGGAAAACTGGCTCGACGCCTACACGCAGCGCCGCTACGGAAGCGACTCGGCAAACGCCAAGGCCGCTTGGAAAATTTTGTCGGATGGTCCTTACCGTCGCGGCACCAGTGGAGTCGAAAATAGCTCGATGATCGCCGCGCGTCCCGCACTCAGCGCGAAGAAATCCGGACCCAACAACGGCTTTGCCATTCCTTACGAGCCGCAGGATCTGGTAGCGGCACTCGACTTGTTGCTCAAGGACGCCGACAAACTCGGAAACACCGACACCTACCGCTACGATGTGGTGGACATCATGCGCCAGATTCTCTCCAACTACGCCCAAGTCCTGCATCGCGAAATCCGCGAGGCGTATCAAAAGAAAGACAAGGCACTTTTCAAAACCAAGACCGCCGCCTTCTACGCGCTCTTGGAAGACGCCGACCGCCTCTTGGCGACGCGCTCGGAATTTCTTTTTGGCAAATGGCTGGCAGACGCCCGCGCCTGCGGAACTTCTCCCGAAGAAAAAGCACTCTACGCCCACAACGCCGCGATGCTGGTGACCCTCTGGGGGCCCGACGAGGGGAAAAACGGAGGTGAGGCTCAGATTTTCGATTACTCCTGGCGCGAGTGGTCCGGCCTCATCAGCCGCTACTACCTGCCGCGCTGGCAAAAGTTTTACACGATGCTGGAAAGCTCCATCGAGCAAGGCAACTACCAAGACCCCGGCAAACAAGTCCACGGCCGCGAGTCGCTTCGCGCCAATGCCTTCTACGCCGAGCTCGCCACCTGGGAGATCGCCTTCGCCGCCCATCCTCCGCGCGACCTGCCGGCAGCAGCCCATGGCGACCCCGTCGCCGTGACCCGCGCATTGTTCAAAAAATACCGCCCACATATTCACGCAAATCCATCATGA
- a CDS encoding PEP-CTERM sorting domain-containing protein (PEP-CTERM proteins occur, often in large numbers, in the proteomes of bacteria that also encode an exosortase, a predicted intramembrane cysteine proteinase. The presence of a PEP-CTERM domain at a protein's C-terminus predicts cleavage within the sorting domain, followed by covalent anchoring to some some component of the (usually Gram-negative) cell surface. Many PEP-CTERM proteins exhibit an unusual sequence composition that includes large numbers of potential glycosylation sites. Expression of one such protein has been shown restore the ability of a bacterium to form floc, a type of biofilm.) yields MKKTITTLSFLALAATSQAAVTASSTLAVTDANLTPNALYTSVVHAWNANGTASATVGGVLYSTSQPTDIVIAEFPNAMSSSATAAHYTGGLATLMENGMNTDFNGAGGVITLNNLIVGRQYQLLMTSQHDIGNNPLRGHSLYFNPNGVSTQLHTGVNYGDDTGVVEEVYFTADLTSHTVKMFRPSGAQRATFNSILLVAVPEPSSAALLGLGGLALILRRRKG; encoded by the coding sequence ATGAAAAAAACAATAACGACCCTCTCTTTCCTCGCGCTTGCCGCGACATCGCAGGCTGCTGTCACGGCATCCTCGACACTCGCCGTAACCGATGCCAACCTGACTCCAAACGCGCTCTACACCTCTGTCGTGCATGCCTGGAACGCGAATGGCACGGCGTCAGCCACCGTGGGTGGTGTGCTTTACAGCACCTCCCAACCCACGGACATCGTCATCGCGGAATTCCCTAACGCAATGAGCAGCTCCGCTACCGCAGCCCATTACACGGGTGGCCTGGCTACCCTGATGGAGAACGGAATGAATACTGACTTCAATGGTGCCGGTGGTGTGATTACGTTGAACAACCTAATCGTGGGTCGGCAGTACCAGCTGTTGATGACTTCCCAGCATGACATAGGCAACAACCCCCTGCGTGGCCACTCCCTTTACTTTAATCCAAATGGCGTGAGCACCCAGCTCCACACCGGCGTGAACTACGGTGACGACACTGGTGTGGTTGAAGAGGTTTACTTCACGGCGGATCTGACAAGTCATACAGTGAAGATGTTTCGCCCCTCAGGTGCCCAACGTGCCACCTTCAACTCCATTCTGCTCGTCGCGGTGCCCGAGCCGTCGTCCGCAGCGCTTCTCGGCCTGGGCGGGCTTGCCCTGATACTCCGCCGCCGTAAAGGCTAA
- a CDS encoding glycosyl hydrolase — translation MMKKPSFKKIILCACALSFFGGGLRTIAAGNHPFPTCIRAEDSGVYRHRADGQAGRELIVRFEQSKLFDAADVHVAADGGKAEVFHFEASAEGREQVAVLLPAGVSVEKAAQVKLRLQSGGNKRDASIEVAAKRQWTVYILPHSHVDIGYTNTHANVEYIHRNNIQQAIKLARATAHYPKDARFKWDTEVAWPAERTLANGTREEKDAMLKAIAEGIIHVGAGYINDNTSVSADEEFDAFFGPAQEIGRMTGRKFKTLMQVDVPGMSWGTVTAAAQHDIPYVLMFINWGDRIGRTNDLSFYPFWWQGPDGKSKVLCIQPGGYGPGADIKGKHFWPQMMGQTDRSKLPVIIKTDNPREKFIDAYLWPTLAALERNPKYPYDIFPMSWAMADNMPIDADLPDAVKSWNEEYAYPHLVIATSDEIMETFDKKYGAVIPTRRGEFTECWTDGLGTAAKQTAMNRNSKELLIQNEVLWAMLQPGTPAPRDAFDAAWRNVLMGSEHTWCYSRPDQQPISGDILREKFAFFENARRDSETLLKRALAPVSDPQGKFLTVFNTLSWDRPGLVTLPDGVEGITDEKGNPLPTQKLSDGSRVFWADSVPAMGAKSYRLGKEAPQPGSALKVTETTLDNGIVRVSLNPGTGDIASITHAGKEFVKEGANSFSYLRGGQKPEQAEHPQAVKIRILEKGPSVISLMVESQAPGCVWLKREIRLLANNPRVEIIDTLDKLDVREKEGVHFGFAFDVANPVIRMDIPWGVVQVDKDFFPEANRNWICFQRWLDISGPQGGVTWVSPDAPLFQVGTMTANILGPASGSPEWLRELPQTATIYSWALNNHWHTNFQLSQSGVLRFRYAILPHVGDYNAADANRFGTEQARPLLATTTQNALNITPPVRIDNPQVVIAGVKAQADGLRVSLRSLSDQPEKVTLTRPNKEDKTITLPPHGVETLTLPR, via the coding sequence ATGATGAAAAAACCATCATTCAAAAAGATCATCCTATGCGCCTGCGCACTGTCGTTTTTTGGCGGCGGTTTGCGGACGATTGCCGCTGGGAACCATCCCTTCCCCACATGCATTCGCGCCGAAGACAGCGGGGTCTATCGCCACCGCGCCGACGGACAGGCCGGACGCGAGTTGATTGTGCGCTTTGAGCAAAGCAAGCTCTTTGATGCCGCCGATGTCCATGTTGCCGCCGATGGCGGCAAGGCGGAGGTGTTTCACTTTGAGGCCTCGGCCGAGGGACGGGAGCAGGTGGCGGTTTTGCTTCCGGCAGGGGTTTCCGTCGAGAAGGCCGCGCAGGTAAAGCTCCGCCTCCAATCAGGTGGAAACAAGCGCGACGCCTCCATTGAGGTCGCCGCCAAACGACAGTGGACGGTGTATATCTTACCCCACTCCCACGTGGACATCGGCTACACCAACACCCATGCCAACGTCGAGTATATCCACCGCAACAACATCCAGCAGGCCATCAAGCTGGCGCGTGCCACGGCGCATTACCCCAAGGACGCCCGCTTCAAGTGGGACACCGAGGTCGCTTGGCCCGCCGAGCGCACACTGGCCAATGGCACGCGGGAGGAAAAAGACGCGATGCTCAAAGCCATTGCCGAAGGAATCATTCACGTGGGGGCGGGCTACATCAACGACAACACCTCGGTTTCCGCCGACGAGGAGTTTGATGCCTTTTTTGGGCCCGCGCAAGAAATAGGCAGGATGACGGGCAGAAAATTCAAGACCCTCATGCAAGTCGATGTGCCGGGCATGAGCTGGGGAACGGTCACGGCGGCGGCGCAGCACGACATTCCCTATGTGCTGATGTTTATCAACTGGGGCGACCGCATCGGCCGCACCAACGACCTTTCCTTTTACCCGTTCTGGTGGCAGGGCCCCGATGGCAAGTCCAAGGTGCTCTGCATCCAACCGGGCGGATATGGCCCGGGGGCAGATATCAAAGGGAAACATTTCTGGCCGCAGATGATGGGACAGACCGACCGCAGCAAGCTGCCCGTCATCATCAAAACAGACAATCCACGCGAGAAATTCATCGATGCCTATCTCTGGCCAACACTCGCCGCCTTGGAAAGGAATCCCAAATACCCCTACGACATTTTCCCCATGTCCTGGGCAATGGCGGACAACATGCCCATCGACGCGGATCTGCCCGACGCGGTAAAAAGCTGGAACGAGGAATACGCCTATCCGCATCTGGTCATTGCCACCTCCGACGAAATCATGGAGACCTTTGACAAGAAATATGGCGCAGTCATTCCTACGCGGCGCGGCGAGTTCACCGAATGCTGGACCGATGGCCTAGGCACCGCTGCCAAGCAGACGGCTATGAACCGCAACAGCAAGGAGCTGCTCATTCAAAACGAAGTGCTCTGGGCGATGCTGCAACCCGGCACCCCCGCTCCCCGCGACGCGTTCGATGCCGCGTGGCGCAATGTGCTCATGGGCTCGGAGCACACCTGGTGCTATTCCCGACCCGATCAGCAACCCATCAGCGGCGACATTCTGCGCGAGAAGTTTGCCTTTTTTGAAAACGCGCGGCGCGACAGCGAAACACTTCTCAAGCGTGCCCTGGCACCTGTCAGCGATCCGCAAGGGAAATTCCTCACCGTCTTTAACACGCTCTCCTGGGATCGCCCGGGACTCGTGACCTTGCCCGACGGGGTGGAGGGCATCACCGATGAAAAAGGAAATCCCCTGCCGACCCAAAAACTCTCCGATGGCTCGCGGGTCTTTTGGGCGGACTCCGTACCGGCGATGGGAGCAAAGTCCTACCGTCTGGGCAAGGAAGCGCCGCAGCCAGGCTCCGCGCTCAAAGTCACTGAGACGACACTCGACAATGGCATCGTCCGCGTCTCCTTGAATCCCGGGACCGGAGACATCGCAAGTATCACCCACGCGGGCAAGGAGTTTGTAAAAGAAGGCGCCAACAGCTTTTCCTACCTGCGCGGCGGACAAAAACCCGAGCAAGCGGAACACCCGCAAGCGGTCAAAATCCGTATTTTAGAAAAAGGACCCTCGGTCATTTCGCTCATGGTCGAGAGCCAGGCGCCGGGCTGCGTTTGGCTCAAACGCGAAATCCGCCTGCTGGCCAATAACCCCCGGGTGGAAATCATCGACACCCTCGACAAGCTCGACGTGAGAGAAAAAGAAGGCGTGCATTTTGGCTTTGCCTTTGATGTCGCCAACCCCGTCATCCGCATGGATATCCCCTGGGGCGTGGTGCAGGTGGACAAGGACTTTTTCCCCGAAGCCAACCGCAACTGGATCTGCTTCCAACGCTGGCTCGACATCTCGGGTCCGCAGGGAGGAGTCACCTGGGTGAGCCCCGACGCACCCCTCTTCCAGGTGGGTACGATGACTGCCAACATACTTGGCCCCGCGTCGGGCTCTCCCGAATGGCTGCGCGAGCTTCCCCAAACCGCCACCATTTACTCCTGGGCACTCAACAACCACTGGCACACCAACTTCCAGCTGAGCCAGTCGGGAGTCCTCCGCTTCCGCTACGCCATCCTGCCGCATGTCGGGGATTACAACGCAGCCGACGCCAACCGCTTCGGCACCGAACAGGCGCGCCCCCTACTTGCCACCACCACCCAAAACGCCCTCAACATCACCCCACCTGTGCGCATCGACAACCCGCAAGTGGTCATCGCGGGCGTCAAGGCCCAAGCCGACGGTCTGCGCGTTTCGCTGCGCTCGCTCTCCGACCAGCCGGAGAAAGTCACGTTAACGCGCCCCAACAAGGAGGACAAAACCATCACCCTGCCCCCACACGGGGTAGAGACCCTCACTCTCCCTCGTTAA
- a CDS encoding PEP-CTERM sorting domain-containing protein (PEP-CTERM proteins occur, often in large numbers, in the proteomes of bacteria that also encode an exosortase, a predicted intramembrane cysteine proteinase. The presence of a PEP-CTERM domain at a protein's C-terminus predicts cleavage within the sorting domain, followed by covalent anchoring to some some component of the (usually Gram-negative) cell surface. Many PEP-CTERM proteins exhibit an unusual sequence composition that includes large numbers of potential glycosylation sites. Expression of one such protein has been shown restore the ability of a bacterium to form floc, a type of biofilm.): MKITTGILATIALTLATSQAAVLYNIASFNSDATTSGSINWITGKTTITTAAGYTGTTDPELRTNANTGGLNPDGFGGYRFRNSESHNANYGTVTADPGSGGTAYFSFGVSANSGTFDLASLTFEARASTGNNGVGRGYSVVYAINGSGVYNPAGAATVFNGRNSGNFDSIDLTLTDTGITSVDFRITSTSGGIEYRNFTINAVPEPSSAALLGLGGLALVLRRRR; this comes from the coding sequence ATGAAAATCACAACAGGTATATTGGCAACGATTGCTTTGACCTTAGCTACGTCTCAGGCAGCGGTTTTATATAACATTGCGTCATTTAACAGCGATGCCACTACGTCTGGAAGCATCAACTGGATAACCGGCAAAACAACCATTACCACGGCTGCTGGCTACACGGGCACCACCGATCCCGAGCTCAGAACAAACGCAAATACGGGAGGCCTAAACCCCGATGGATTTGGGGGATACCGCTTTAGAAACAGTGAGTCCCATAACGCAAATTATGGAACCGTCACCGCGGATCCGGGATCGGGAGGCACTGCTTACTTCAGCTTCGGTGTCTCAGCAAACTCTGGAACCTTCGACCTCGCTAGCCTCACGTTTGAAGCACGCGCCTCTACTGGCAACAATGGTGTCGGCCGGGGCTACAGCGTTGTGTATGCCATCAATGGCAGCGGGGTCTATAACCCAGCCGGTGCAGCCACCGTGTTCAACGGGCGCAACAGCGGTAATTTTGATTCCATCGACCTCACCCTAACGGATACAGGAATCACCAGCGTCGATTTCCGTATTACTTCTACGAGCGGTGGAATTGAATACAGAAACTTCACGATCAATGCCGTGCCGGAACCCTCTTCCGCCGCACTGCTAGGACTCGGCGGACTTGCCCTGGTTCTGCGCCGCCGCAGGTAG
- a CDS encoding sulfatase-like hydrolase/transferase gives MKLLSHVYLFGLTLALVAPVVGAAVGKPNVIIIYTDDQGSVDAHCYGSKDLKTPNIDRLAETGVRFTQMLAPSAICSASRAGMLTGRFPARAGVPDNVSSEQGKAGMPTSEVTIAELLKANGYATGHVGKWHLGYTPETMPNAQGFDHSFGHMGGCIDNYSHFFYWNGPNRHDLWENGREIRRDGEYFGDLMVAEVKAFIDRQKEVPFFIYWAINWPHYPLQGTSKWRNYYQDLPHPRDKYATSVSTTDELVGMVLDHLEAAGLREKTLVIFQSDHGHSVEQRAFSGGGSAGPYRGHKGNLFEGGIRVPSVVSLPGSLPEGVVRDQLVTGCDWWATIAELTGAAIPQGHHLDGASIVDVIRDADAKSPHETFYWQLGGNPEHARWVVRDGDWKLLGNTTEIVRPKGVAELTRDDRRLFLVNLAEDIGESKNVAAAHPQVVMKMLKLKKSYAKSIHATVAARNKRR, from the coding sequence ATGAAACTACTCTCCCATGTTTACTTGTTTGGACTCACCCTGGCTCTCGTTGCACCGGTGGTCGGCGCAGCGGTGGGAAAACCGAACGTCATCATCATCTACACCGACGACCAGGGATCGGTTGATGCACATTGTTACGGTTCCAAGGACCTGAAGACGCCTAACATTGACAGGCTCGCGGAGACGGGTGTCCGCTTTACCCAGATGCTGGCGCCGTCGGCGATCTGCTCCGCGTCCCGGGCCGGGATGTTGACTGGTCGCTTCCCGGCGCGGGCCGGGGTGCCTGACAATGTGTCGTCGGAGCAGGGAAAAGCCGGCATGCCGACAAGCGAAGTGACGATCGCGGAGCTGCTCAAGGCGAACGGCTACGCCACCGGGCATGTGGGCAAGTGGCACCTCGGCTACACCCCGGAGACGATGCCGAACGCGCAGGGGTTCGATCACTCCTTCGGCCACATGGGCGGCTGCATCGACAACTACTCCCACTTCTTCTACTGGAACGGCCCAAACCGGCATGACCTGTGGGAAAATGGCAGGGAAATCCGGCGCGACGGCGAGTATTTCGGCGACCTGATGGTGGCCGAGGTGAAGGCGTTCATCGACAGGCAGAAGGAGGTGCCGTTTTTCATCTACTGGGCGATCAACTGGCCGCACTACCCGCTGCAGGGCACCTCGAAATGGCGGAACTATTACCAGGACCTGCCGCATCCTCGCGACAAGTATGCGACCTCCGTTTCCACCACCGATGAGCTGGTCGGTATGGTCCTCGACCACCTCGAAGCGGCGGGCCTTCGGGAGAAGACGCTGGTGATTTTCCAGAGCGACCACGGTCACTCGGTCGAGCAGCGTGCCTTTTCCGGCGGCGGATCGGCCGGCCCCTACCGCGGGCACAAGGGAAACCTCTTTGAGGGTGGCATCCGGGTCCCCTCGGTGGTCAGCCTGCCCGGGAGCCTGCCTGAGGGGGTAGTGCGGGACCAGCTTGTGACCGGTTGCGACTGGTGGGCGACGATCGCGGAGTTGACGGGTGCAGCGATTCCCCAGGGGCATCATCTCGACGGAGCATCCATCGTGGACGTCATCCGCGACGCGGACGCGAAGTCGCCGCACGAGACGTTCTACTGGCAGCTCGGGGGAAATCCGGAGCATGCAAGGTGGGTGGTGCGTGACGGCGACTGGAAACTGCTTGGCAACACCACGGAAATCGTCCGACCCAAGGGCGTGGCGGAACTCACCAGGGACGACCGCCGCCTTTTCCTGGTCAACCTGGCGGAGGACATCGGCGAATCGAAAAATGTCGCCGCCGCACACCCCCAGGTCGTCATGAAAATGCTGAAGCTCAAAAAGTCCTACGCAAAAAGCATCCACGCAACCGTCGCCGCAAGGAACAAACGCAGGTGA